In Rattus norvegicus strain BN/NHsdMcwi chromosome 3, GRCr8, whole genome shotgun sequence, a genomic segment contains:
- the Bahd1 gene encoding bromo adjacent homology domain-containing 1 protein isoform X4, translated as MTHTRRKSLPMLSSGPTGRGEPLQMEDSNVEQGAEDVEPGMPESPGHLTGRRKNYPLRKRSLVPEKPKACKVLLTRLENVAGPRSADEADELPPDLPKAPSPTPSSEDAGLVQPRKRRLASLNAEALNNLLLEREDTSSLAGARRSRGGDPHRSRDRATGSWSFSKKRPRLGDLGEGSRDLSPELAPDEGARRDGDPAPKRLASLNAAAFLKLSQERELPLRPSRAQAEADGRSTEPLAPKVLRPKVNGKNCPKVRQGAGSGEATGPPNWQEQPEERWPSAPPRGPPIQPSHQAPGKALENPLRPNLPLLMGGQAALKPEPGRPGEESPAPKQELHQPSFPAPQLAPLPMPGNPADYSGPCGGPELTALGGFYLYCGQDGLQCGSYSPCPMLPEGKLSPVAAPNEGLLMAPSSVPSGVPFQHPPWSASRYCSSEDTGANGYSICGVLPLSLTHIGTTCGGCPYKMPFTAEGCRSLGQLEFPLPEAGHPASPAHPLLGCPVPSVPPAAEPIPHLQTPISEPQTVARACPQSAKPPSGSKSGLRTGSSCRHTVRSKAARRPSHPKQPRAQRPRPRRRRRRRTNGWVPVGAACEKAVYVLDEPEPAIRKSYQAVERHGETIRVRDTVLLKSGPRKTSTPYVAKISALWENPESGELMMSLLWYYRPEHLQGGRSPSMHEPLQNEVFASRHQDQNSVACIEEKCYVLTFAEYCRFCAMAKRRGEGLPSRKTALVPPSADYSTPPHRTVPEDTDPELVFLCRHVYDFRHGRILKNPQ; from the exons ATGACACACACTCGGAGGAAGTCCCTTCCTATGCTGAGTTCCGGCCCCACTGGCCGAGGGGAGCCCCTGCAGATGGAAGACAGCAATGTGGAGCAGGGGGCCGAGGACGTGGAGCCAGGCATGCCTGAGAGCCCTGGACACCTTACAGGACGCCGCAAGAACTACCCTTTGCGCAAACGTTCACTGGTTCCAGAGAAGCCCAAAGCTTGCAAAGTGCTGCTGACTCGCCTGGAAAATGTGGCTGGTCCGCGAAGTGCAGATGAGGCTGACGAGCTGCCCCCTGACCTGCCCAAAGCCCCTAGTCCAACCCCATCCAGTGAGGATGCTGGTCTTGTGCAGCCCCGCAAGCGGCGCCTAGCCTCCCTTAACGCAGAGGCCCTTAATAACCTGCTGCTGGAGAGGGAGGACACCAGCAGCCTGGCAGGTGCCCGCCGAAGCAGAGGTGGGGACCCTCACCGCAGCCGGGACCGGGCCACAGGGTCCTGGTCTTTCTCTAAGAAGCGACCTCGGCTGGGAGATCTTGGAGAAGGAAGTAGGGACCTGTCCCCAGAGCTCGCCCCAGATGAAGGTGCCCGTAGAGATGGAGACCCAGCTCCTAAGAGACTGGCTAGCCTAAATGCCGCTGCCTTCTTAAAACTCAGCCAGGAGCGGGAGCTACCTCTTCGACCTTCTCGTGCCCAAGCAGAAGCAGATGGGCGCTCCACTGAGCCCCTGGCGCCCAAAGTCCTGCGGCCGAAGGTCAATGGCAAGAACTGTCCCAAGGTTCGGCAAGGGGCTGGCTCCGGGGAGGCCACGGGGCCCCCCAACTGGCAGGAGCAACCTGAGGAGCGTTGGCCATCTGCTCCTCCTCGAGGGCCACCCATCCAGCCATCTCACCAGGCCCCGGGCAAAGCTCTGGAGAACCCCTTGCGCCCCAACCTGCCTCTGCTGATGGGTGGGCAGGCAGCCCTGAAGCCGGAGCCTGGGCGTCCGGGCGAGGAGTCACCTGCCCCCAAGCAGGAACTGCATCAGCCCTCTTTCCCTGCACCTCAGCTGGCTCCGCTGCCGATGCCTGGCAACCCAGCCGACTACAGTGGTCCATGTGGAGGGCCTGAGCTCACTGCACTGGGCGGCTTCTACCTGTACTGTGGCCAAGATGGGCTGCAATGTGGGAGTTACTCCCCTTGTCCCATGCTCCCAGAAGGCAAGCTGTCTCCGGTGGCAGCCCCCAATGAGGGGCTGCTCATGGCCCCAAGCTCAGTGCCCTCTGGCGTTCCTTTCCAGCACCCTCCTTGGAGCGCATCTCGATACTGCTCCAGCGAGGACACTGGAGCAAATGGCTACAGCATCTGTGGAGTgttgcctctgtctctcactcaTATTGGCACTACCTGTGGTGGCTGCCCCTACAAAATGCCTTTCACTGCAG AAGGCTGCAGGTCGCTCGGCCAATTGGAATTTCCTCTCCCAGAAGCTGGCCACCCAGCCTCACCTGCTCACCCCCTCCTGGGATGCCCTGTACCCAGTGTGCCACCTGCAGCAGAGCCTATTCCCCATCTTCAAACGCCCATCTCGGAGCCCCAGACAGTAGCCCGGGCGTGCCCTCAGAGCGCCAAGCCTCCAAGCGGCTCCAAGTCAGGTCTGCGCACAGGCTCCAGCTGTCGGCATACTGTGAGGAGCAAGGCTGCCCGCAGGCCCAGCCACCCCAAGCAGCCACGTGCCCAGCGCCCACGTCCTCGCCGCCGCCGGCGCCGCCGTACTAATGGCTGGGTGCCTGTAGGTGCTGCCTGCGAGAAGGCAGTGTATGTCCTG GATGAGCCAGAACCTGCCATCAGAAAGAGTTACCAGGCAGTTGAGCGACATGGAGAGACAATCCGAGTCCGAGACACTGTCCTCCTCAAGTCAGGTCCAAGAAAGACGTCTACACCTTATGTGGCCAAGATCTCTGCCCTCTGGGAGAACCCTGAGTCAG GAGAACTGATGATGAGCCTCCTGTGGTATTACAGGCCTGAGCACTTACAGGGAGGCCGCAGCCCCAGCATGCATGAG CCTTTGCAGAATGAAGTTTTTGCGTCGAGACATCAGGACCAGAACAGTGTGGCCTGCATTGAAGAGAAGTGCTATGTGCTAACCTTTGCTGAGTACTGCAG ATTCTGTGCCATGGCCAAGCGCCGGGGTGAGGGCCTTCCCAGCCGGAAGACAGCACTGGTGCCCCCGTCTGCAGACTACTCCACCCCACCACACCGCACAGTGCCAGAGGACACAGACCCAGAGCTGGTGTTCCTTTGCCGCCATGTCTATGACTTCCGCCATGGCCGCATCCTCAAGAACCCCCAGTAG
- the Bahd1 gene encoding bromo adjacent homology domain-containing 1 protein isoform X3, with protein sequence MGKLAWRDSMTHTRRKSLPMLSSGPTGRGEPLQMEDSNVEQGAEDVEPGMPESPGHLTGRRKNYPLRKRSLVPEKPKACKVLLTRLENVAGPRSADEADELPPDLPKAPSPTPSSEDAGLVQPRKRRLASLNAEALNNLLLEREDTSSLAGARRSRGGDPHRSRDRATGSWSFSKKRPRLGDLGEGSRDLSPELAPDEGARRDGDPAPKRLASLNAAAFLKLSQERELPLRPSRAQAEADGRSTEPLAPKVLRPKVNGKNCPKVRQGAGSGEATGPPNWQEQPEERWPSAPPRGPPIQPSHQAPGKALENPLRPNLPLLMGGQAALKPEPGRPGEESPAPKQELHQPSFPAPQLAPLPMPGNPADYSGPCGGPELTALGGFYLYCGQDGLQCGSYSPCPMLPEGKLSPVAAPNEGLLMAPSSVPSGVPFQHPPWSASRYCSSEDTGANGYSICGVLPLSLTHIGTTCGGCPYKMPFTAEGCRSLGQLEFPLPEAGHPASPAHPLLGCPVPSVPPAAEPIPHLQTPISEPQTVARACPQSAKPPSGSKSGLRTGSSCRHTVRSKAARRPSHPKQPRAQRPRPRRRRRRRTNGWVPVGAACEKAVYVLDEPEPAIRKSYQAVERHGETIRVRDTVLLKSGPRKTSTPYVAKISALWENPESGELMMSLLWYYRPEHLQGGRSPSMHENEVFASRHQDQNSVACIEEKCYVLTFAEYCRFCAMAKRRGEGLPSRKTALVPPSADYSTPPHRTVPEDTDPELVFLCRHVYDFRHGRILKNPQ encoded by the exons ATGGGGAAGCTAG CTTGGAGGGATTCCATGACACACACTCGGAGGAAGTCCCTTCCTATGCTGAGTTCCGGCCCCACTGGCCGAGGGGAGCCCCTGCAGATGGAAGACAGCAATGTGGAGCAGGGGGCCGAGGACGTGGAGCCAGGCATGCCTGAGAGCCCTGGACACCTTACAGGACGCCGCAAGAACTACCCTTTGCGCAAACGTTCACTGGTTCCAGAGAAGCCCAAAGCTTGCAAAGTGCTGCTGACTCGCCTGGAAAATGTGGCTGGTCCGCGAAGTGCAGATGAGGCTGACGAGCTGCCCCCTGACCTGCCCAAAGCCCCTAGTCCAACCCCATCCAGTGAGGATGCTGGTCTTGTGCAGCCCCGCAAGCGGCGCCTAGCCTCCCTTAACGCAGAGGCCCTTAATAACCTGCTGCTGGAGAGGGAGGACACCAGCAGCCTGGCAGGTGCCCGCCGAAGCAGAGGTGGGGACCCTCACCGCAGCCGGGACCGGGCCACAGGGTCCTGGTCTTTCTCTAAGAAGCGACCTCGGCTGGGAGATCTTGGAGAAGGAAGTAGGGACCTGTCCCCAGAGCTCGCCCCAGATGAAGGTGCCCGTAGAGATGGAGACCCAGCTCCTAAGAGACTGGCTAGCCTAAATGCCGCTGCCTTCTTAAAACTCAGCCAGGAGCGGGAGCTACCTCTTCGACCTTCTCGTGCCCAAGCAGAAGCAGATGGGCGCTCCACTGAGCCCCTGGCGCCCAAAGTCCTGCGGCCGAAGGTCAATGGCAAGAACTGTCCCAAGGTTCGGCAAGGGGCTGGCTCCGGGGAGGCCACGGGGCCCCCCAACTGGCAGGAGCAACCTGAGGAGCGTTGGCCATCTGCTCCTCCTCGAGGGCCACCCATCCAGCCATCTCACCAGGCCCCGGGCAAAGCTCTGGAGAACCCCTTGCGCCCCAACCTGCCTCTGCTGATGGGTGGGCAGGCAGCCCTGAAGCCGGAGCCTGGGCGTCCGGGCGAGGAGTCACCTGCCCCCAAGCAGGAACTGCATCAGCCCTCTTTCCCTGCACCTCAGCTGGCTCCGCTGCCGATGCCTGGCAACCCAGCCGACTACAGTGGTCCATGTGGAGGGCCTGAGCTCACTGCACTGGGCGGCTTCTACCTGTACTGTGGCCAAGATGGGCTGCAATGTGGGAGTTACTCCCCTTGTCCCATGCTCCCAGAAGGCAAGCTGTCTCCGGTGGCAGCCCCCAATGAGGGGCTGCTCATGGCCCCAAGCTCAGTGCCCTCTGGCGTTCCTTTCCAGCACCCTCCTTGGAGCGCATCTCGATACTGCTCCAGCGAGGACACTGGAGCAAATGGCTACAGCATCTGTGGAGTgttgcctctgtctctcactcaTATTGGCACTACCTGTGGTGGCTGCCCCTACAAAATGCCTTTCACTGCAG AAGGCTGCAGGTCGCTCGGCCAATTGGAATTTCCTCTCCCAGAAGCTGGCCACCCAGCCTCACCTGCTCACCCCCTCCTGGGATGCCCTGTACCCAGTGTGCCACCTGCAGCAGAGCCTATTCCCCATCTTCAAACGCCCATCTCGGAGCCCCAGACAGTAGCCCGGGCGTGCCCTCAGAGCGCCAAGCCTCCAAGCGGCTCCAAGTCAGGTCTGCGCACAGGCTCCAGCTGTCGGCATACTGTGAGGAGCAAGGCTGCCCGCAGGCCCAGCCACCCCAAGCAGCCACGTGCCCAGCGCCCACGTCCTCGCCGCCGCCGGCGCCGCCGTACTAATGGCTGGGTGCCTGTAGGTGCTGCCTGCGAGAAGGCAGTGTATGTCCTG GATGAGCCAGAACCTGCCATCAGAAAGAGTTACCAGGCAGTTGAGCGACATGGAGAGACAATCCGAGTCCGAGACACTGTCCTCCTCAAGTCAGGTCCAAGAAAGACGTCTACACCTTATGTGGCCAAGATCTCTGCCCTCTGGGAGAACCCTGAGTCAG GAGAACTGATGATGAGCCTCCTGTGGTATTACAGGCCTGAGCACTTACAGGGAGGCCGCAGCCCCAGCATGCATGAG AATGAAGTTTTTGCGTCGAGACATCAGGACCAGAACAGTGTGGCCTGCATTGAAGAGAAGTGCTATGTGCTAACCTTTGCTGAGTACTGCAG ATTCTGTGCCATGGCCAAGCGCCGGGGTGAGGGCCTTCCCAGCCGGAAGACAGCACTGGTGCCCCCGTCTGCAGACTACTCCACCCCACCACACCGCACAGTGCCAGAGGACACAGACCCAGAGCTGGTGTTCCTTTGCCGCCATGTCTATGACTTCCGCCATGGCCGCATCCTCAAGAACCCCCAGTAG
- the Bahd1 gene encoding bromo adjacent homology domain-containing 1 protein isoform X1 — MGKLAWRDSMTHTRRKSLPMLSSGPTGRGEPLQMEDSNVEQGAEDVEPGMPESPGHLTGRRKNYPLRKRSLVPEKPKACKVLLTRLENVAGPRSADEADELPPDLPKAPSPTPSSEDAGLVQPRKRRLASLNAEALNNLLLEREDTSSLAGARRSRGGDPHRSRDRATGSWSFSKKRPRLGDLGEGSRDLSPELAPDEGARRDGDPAPKRLASLNAAAFLKLSQERELPLRPSRAQAEADGRSTEPLAPKVLRPKVNGKNCPKVRQGAGSGEATGPPNWQEQPEERWPSAPPRGPPIQPSHQAPGKALENPLRPNLPLLMGGQAALKPEPGRPGEESPAPKQELHQPSFPAPQLAPLPMPGNPADYSGPCGGPELTALGGFYLYCGQDGLQCGSYSPCPMLPEGKLSPVAAPNEGLLMAPSSVPSGVPFQHPPWSASRYCSSEDTGANGYSICGVLPLSLTHIGTTCGGCPYKMPFTAEGCRSLGQLEFPLPEAGHPASPAHPLLGCPVPSVPPAAEPIPHLQTPISEPQTVARACPQSAKPPSGSKSGLRTGSSCRHTVRSKAARRPSHPKQPRAQRPRPRRRRRRRTNGWVPVGAACEKAVYVLDEPEPAIRKSYQAVERHGETIRVRDTVLLKSGPRKTSTPYVAKISALWENPESGELMMSLLWYYRPEHLQGGRSPSMHEPLQNEVFASRHQDQNSVACIEEKCYVLTFAEYCRFCAMAKRRGEGLPSRKTALVPPSADYSTPPHRTVPEDTDPELVFLCRHVYDFRHGRILKNPQ; from the exons ATGGGGAAGCTAG CTTGGAGGGATTCCATGACACACACTCGGAGGAAGTCCCTTCCTATGCTGAGTTCCGGCCCCACTGGCCGAGGGGAGCCCCTGCAGATGGAAGACAGCAATGTGGAGCAGGGGGCCGAGGACGTGGAGCCAGGCATGCCTGAGAGCCCTGGACACCTTACAGGACGCCGCAAGAACTACCCTTTGCGCAAACGTTCACTGGTTCCAGAGAAGCCCAAAGCTTGCAAAGTGCTGCTGACTCGCCTGGAAAATGTGGCTGGTCCGCGAAGTGCAGATGAGGCTGACGAGCTGCCCCCTGACCTGCCCAAAGCCCCTAGTCCAACCCCATCCAGTGAGGATGCTGGTCTTGTGCAGCCCCGCAAGCGGCGCCTAGCCTCCCTTAACGCAGAGGCCCTTAATAACCTGCTGCTGGAGAGGGAGGACACCAGCAGCCTGGCAGGTGCCCGCCGAAGCAGAGGTGGGGACCCTCACCGCAGCCGGGACCGGGCCACAGGGTCCTGGTCTTTCTCTAAGAAGCGACCTCGGCTGGGAGATCTTGGAGAAGGAAGTAGGGACCTGTCCCCAGAGCTCGCCCCAGATGAAGGTGCCCGTAGAGATGGAGACCCAGCTCCTAAGAGACTGGCTAGCCTAAATGCCGCTGCCTTCTTAAAACTCAGCCAGGAGCGGGAGCTACCTCTTCGACCTTCTCGTGCCCAAGCAGAAGCAGATGGGCGCTCCACTGAGCCCCTGGCGCCCAAAGTCCTGCGGCCGAAGGTCAATGGCAAGAACTGTCCCAAGGTTCGGCAAGGGGCTGGCTCCGGGGAGGCCACGGGGCCCCCCAACTGGCAGGAGCAACCTGAGGAGCGTTGGCCATCTGCTCCTCCTCGAGGGCCACCCATCCAGCCATCTCACCAGGCCCCGGGCAAAGCTCTGGAGAACCCCTTGCGCCCCAACCTGCCTCTGCTGATGGGTGGGCAGGCAGCCCTGAAGCCGGAGCCTGGGCGTCCGGGCGAGGAGTCACCTGCCCCCAAGCAGGAACTGCATCAGCCCTCTTTCCCTGCACCTCAGCTGGCTCCGCTGCCGATGCCTGGCAACCCAGCCGACTACAGTGGTCCATGTGGAGGGCCTGAGCTCACTGCACTGGGCGGCTTCTACCTGTACTGTGGCCAAGATGGGCTGCAATGTGGGAGTTACTCCCCTTGTCCCATGCTCCCAGAAGGCAAGCTGTCTCCGGTGGCAGCCCCCAATGAGGGGCTGCTCATGGCCCCAAGCTCAGTGCCCTCTGGCGTTCCTTTCCAGCACCCTCCTTGGAGCGCATCTCGATACTGCTCCAGCGAGGACACTGGAGCAAATGGCTACAGCATCTGTGGAGTgttgcctctgtctctcactcaTATTGGCACTACCTGTGGTGGCTGCCCCTACAAAATGCCTTTCACTGCAG AAGGCTGCAGGTCGCTCGGCCAATTGGAATTTCCTCTCCCAGAAGCTGGCCACCCAGCCTCACCTGCTCACCCCCTCCTGGGATGCCCTGTACCCAGTGTGCCACCTGCAGCAGAGCCTATTCCCCATCTTCAAACGCCCATCTCGGAGCCCCAGACAGTAGCCCGGGCGTGCCCTCAGAGCGCCAAGCCTCCAAGCGGCTCCAAGTCAGGTCTGCGCACAGGCTCCAGCTGTCGGCATACTGTGAGGAGCAAGGCTGCCCGCAGGCCCAGCCACCCCAAGCAGCCACGTGCCCAGCGCCCACGTCCTCGCCGCCGCCGGCGCCGCCGTACTAATGGCTGGGTGCCTGTAGGTGCTGCCTGCGAGAAGGCAGTGTATGTCCTG GATGAGCCAGAACCTGCCATCAGAAAGAGTTACCAGGCAGTTGAGCGACATGGAGAGACAATCCGAGTCCGAGACACTGTCCTCCTCAAGTCAGGTCCAAGAAAGACGTCTACACCTTATGTGGCCAAGATCTCTGCCCTCTGGGAGAACCCTGAGTCAG GAGAACTGATGATGAGCCTCCTGTGGTATTACAGGCCTGAGCACTTACAGGGAGGCCGCAGCCCCAGCATGCATGAG CCTTTGCAGAATGAAGTTTTTGCGTCGAGACATCAGGACCAGAACAGTGTGGCCTGCATTGAAGAGAAGTGCTATGTGCTAACCTTTGCTGAGTACTGCAG ATTCTGTGCCATGGCCAAGCGCCGGGGTGAGGGCCTTCCCAGCCGGAAGACAGCACTGGTGCCCCCGTCTGCAGACTACTCCACCCCACCACACCGCACAGTGCCAGAGGACACAGACCCAGAGCTGGTGTTCCTTTGCCGCCATGTCTATGACTTCCGCCATGGCCGCATCCTCAAGAACCCCCAGTAG
- the Chst14 gene encoding carbohydrate sulfotransferase 14, producing the protein MFPRPLTPLAAPKSAKTLARTPKRAPLGRARAGIGGPPLLLPSMLMFAVIVASSGLLLMIERGILSEMKPLPLHPPSHKGAAWSGTDPKPRGLSFDAEDSDLQVREDIRNRTLRAVCGQPGMPRDPWDLPVGQRRTLLRHILVSDRYRFLYCYVPKVACSNWKRVLKVLAGVLNNVDVRLKMDHRSDLVFLADLRPEEIRYRLQHYFKFLFVRDPLERLLSAYRNKFGEIREYQQRYGAEIVRRYRAGAGPSPAGDDVTFPEFLRYLVDEDPEHMNEHWMPVYHLCQPCAVHYDFVGSYERLEADANQVLEWVRAPSHVRFPARQAWYRPASPESLHYHLCNAPRALLQDVLPKYILDFSLFAYPLPNVTKEACR; encoded by the coding sequence ATGTTTCCCCGCCCTCTGACCCCACTAGCTGCTCCGAAAAGCGCCAAGACCCTGGCCCGCACGCCGAAGCGGGCCCCGTTGGGCAGGGCCCGGGCTGGGATCGGGGGGCCGCCCCTGCTACTGCCGTCCATGCTGATGTTCGCAGTAATCGTGGCGTCCAGCGGACTGCTGCTCATGATCGAGCGGGGCATCCTATCGGAGATGAAACCCCTTCCCCTGCACCCTCCCAGCCACAAAGGCGCGGCCTGGAGCGGGACAGATCCTAAGCCTAGAGGCCTATCTTTCGATGCTGAGGACTCGGACTTGCAAGTGCGGGAGGACATCCGAAACCGGACCTTGAGGGCCGTGTGCGGACAACCAGGCATGCCCCGGGACCCCTGGGACTTGCCGGTGGGACAGCGGCGCACCCTACTACGCCACATCCTCGTAAGTGACCGCTACCGCTTCCTCTACTGCTACGTCCCCAAAGTGGCCTGCTCTAACTGGAAACGCGTGCTGAAGGTGCTGGCAGGCGTCTTGAACAACGTGGATGTCCGCCTCAAGATGGACCACCGCAGTGACTTGGTGTTTCTGGCAGACCTGCGGCCTGAGGAGATTCGCTACCGTCTGCAGCACTACTTCAAGTTCCTGTTTGTGCGAGACCCCTTGGAACGCCTCCTGTCTGCTTACCGCAACAAGTTTGGAGAGATCCGAGAGTACCAGCAGCGCTATGGGGCCGAAATTGTCAGGCGCTACAGGGCTGGAGCTGGTCCCAGCCCTGCGGGGGACGACGTTACCTTCCCAGAGTTCCTGAGATATCTGGTGGATGAAGATCCTGAGCATATGAATGAGCATTGGATGCCTGTGTACCACCTGTGCCAACCATGTGCTGTGCACTATGACTTCGTGGGTTCCTATGAGAGGCTGGAAGCTGATGCCAACCAGGTGCTGGAGTGGGTGCGGGCCCCATCCCATGTCCGGTTCCCAGCTCGCCAGGCCTGGTACCGTCCAGCCAGCCCAGAAAGTCTACATTACCACCTGTGCAATGCCCCGCGGGCCCTGCTTCAAGATGTGCTACCTAAGTATATCCTAGACTTCTCCCTCTTTGCTTACCCACTGCCCAATGTCACCAAGGAAGCCTGTCGCTAG
- the Bahd1 gene encoding bromo adjacent homology domain-containing 1 protein isoform X2 — MGKLAWRDSMTHTRRKSLPMLSSGPTGRGEPLQMEDSNVEQGAEDVEPGMPESPGHLTGRRKNYPLRKRSLVPEKPKACKVLLTRLENVAGPRSADEADELPPDLPKAPSPTPSSEDAGLVQPRKRRLASLNAEALNNLLLEREDTSSLAGARRSRGGDPHRSRDRATGSWSFSKKRPRLGDLGEGSRDLSPELAPDEGARRDGDPAPKRLASLNAAAFLKLSQERELPLRPSRAQAEADGRSTEPLAPKVLRPKVNGKNCPKVRQGAGSGEATGPPNWQEQPEERWPSAPPRGPPIQPSHQAPGKALENPLRPNLPLLMGGQAALKPEPGRPGEESPAPKQELHQPSFPAPQLAPLPMPGNPADYSGPCGGPELTALGGFYLYCGQDGLQCGSYSPCPMLPEGKLSPVAAPNEGLLMAPSSVPSGVPFQHPPWSASRYCSSEDTGANGYSICGVLPLSLTHIGTTCGGCPYKMPFTAGCRSLGQLEFPLPEAGHPASPAHPLLGCPVPSVPPAAEPIPHLQTPISEPQTVARACPQSAKPPSGSKSGLRTGSSCRHTVRSKAARRPSHPKQPRAQRPRPRRRRRRRTNGWVPVGAACEKAVYVLDEPEPAIRKSYQAVERHGETIRVRDTVLLKSGPRKTSTPYVAKISALWENPESGELMMSLLWYYRPEHLQGGRSPSMHEPLQNEVFASRHQDQNSVACIEEKCYVLTFAEYCRFCAMAKRRGEGLPSRKTALVPPSADYSTPPHRTVPEDTDPELVFLCRHVYDFRHGRILKNPQ; from the exons ATGGGGAAGCTAG CTTGGAGGGATTCCATGACACACACTCGGAGGAAGTCCCTTCCTATGCTGAGTTCCGGCCCCACTGGCCGAGGGGAGCCCCTGCAGATGGAAGACAGCAATGTGGAGCAGGGGGCCGAGGACGTGGAGCCAGGCATGCCTGAGAGCCCTGGACACCTTACAGGACGCCGCAAGAACTACCCTTTGCGCAAACGTTCACTGGTTCCAGAGAAGCCCAAAGCTTGCAAAGTGCTGCTGACTCGCCTGGAAAATGTGGCTGGTCCGCGAAGTGCAGATGAGGCTGACGAGCTGCCCCCTGACCTGCCCAAAGCCCCTAGTCCAACCCCATCCAGTGAGGATGCTGGTCTTGTGCAGCCCCGCAAGCGGCGCCTAGCCTCCCTTAACGCAGAGGCCCTTAATAACCTGCTGCTGGAGAGGGAGGACACCAGCAGCCTGGCAGGTGCCCGCCGAAGCAGAGGTGGGGACCCTCACCGCAGCCGGGACCGGGCCACAGGGTCCTGGTCTTTCTCTAAGAAGCGACCTCGGCTGGGAGATCTTGGAGAAGGAAGTAGGGACCTGTCCCCAGAGCTCGCCCCAGATGAAGGTGCCCGTAGAGATGGAGACCCAGCTCCTAAGAGACTGGCTAGCCTAAATGCCGCTGCCTTCTTAAAACTCAGCCAGGAGCGGGAGCTACCTCTTCGACCTTCTCGTGCCCAAGCAGAAGCAGATGGGCGCTCCACTGAGCCCCTGGCGCCCAAAGTCCTGCGGCCGAAGGTCAATGGCAAGAACTGTCCCAAGGTTCGGCAAGGGGCTGGCTCCGGGGAGGCCACGGGGCCCCCCAACTGGCAGGAGCAACCTGAGGAGCGTTGGCCATCTGCTCCTCCTCGAGGGCCACCCATCCAGCCATCTCACCAGGCCCCGGGCAAAGCTCTGGAGAACCCCTTGCGCCCCAACCTGCCTCTGCTGATGGGTGGGCAGGCAGCCCTGAAGCCGGAGCCTGGGCGTCCGGGCGAGGAGTCACCTGCCCCCAAGCAGGAACTGCATCAGCCCTCTTTCCCTGCACCTCAGCTGGCTCCGCTGCCGATGCCTGGCAACCCAGCCGACTACAGTGGTCCATGTGGAGGGCCTGAGCTCACTGCACTGGGCGGCTTCTACCTGTACTGTGGCCAAGATGGGCTGCAATGTGGGAGTTACTCCCCTTGTCCCATGCTCCCAGAAGGCAAGCTGTCTCCGGTGGCAGCCCCCAATGAGGGGCTGCTCATGGCCCCAAGCTCAGTGCCCTCTGGCGTTCCTTTCCAGCACCCTCCTTGGAGCGCATCTCGATACTGCTCCAGCGAGGACACTGGAGCAAATGGCTACAGCATCTGTGGAGTgttgcctctgtctctcactcaTATTGGCACTACCTGTGGTGGCTGCCCCTACAAAATGCCTTTCACTGCAG GCTGCAGGTCGCTCGGCCAATTGGAATTTCCTCTCCCAGAAGCTGGCCACCCAGCCTCACCTGCTCACCCCCTCCTGGGATGCCCTGTACCCAGTGTGCCACCTGCAGCAGAGCCTATTCCCCATCTTCAAACGCCCATCTCGGAGCCCCAGACAGTAGCCCGGGCGTGCCCTCAGAGCGCCAAGCCTCCAAGCGGCTCCAAGTCAGGTCTGCGCACAGGCTCCAGCTGTCGGCATACTGTGAGGAGCAAGGCTGCCCGCAGGCCCAGCCACCCCAAGCAGCCACGTGCCCAGCGCCCACGTCCTCGCCGCCGCCGGCGCCGCCGTACTAATGGCTGGGTGCCTGTAGGTGCTGCCTGCGAGAAGGCAGTGTATGTCCTG GATGAGCCAGAACCTGCCATCAGAAAGAGTTACCAGGCAGTTGAGCGACATGGAGAGACAATCCGAGTCCGAGACACTGTCCTCCTCAAGTCAGGTCCAAGAAAGACGTCTACACCTTATGTGGCCAAGATCTCTGCCCTCTGGGAGAACCCTGAGTCAG GAGAACTGATGATGAGCCTCCTGTGGTATTACAGGCCTGAGCACTTACAGGGAGGCCGCAGCCCCAGCATGCATGAG CCTTTGCAGAATGAAGTTTTTGCGTCGAGACATCAGGACCAGAACAGTGTGGCCTGCATTGAAGAGAAGTGCTATGTGCTAACCTTTGCTGAGTACTGCAG ATTCTGTGCCATGGCCAAGCGCCGGGGTGAGGGCCTTCCCAGCCGGAAGACAGCACTGGTGCCCCCGTCTGCAGACTACTCCACCCCACCACACCGCACAGTGCCAGAGGACACAGACCCAGAGCTGGTGTTCCTTTGCCGCCATGTCTATGACTTCCGCCATGGCCGCATCCTCAAGAACCCCCAGTAG